TGAAGCCTCCTCTTATACAACGGGCATATCGGGAGCGCTGGCACCAACTTTGCGGCGAAATTTCCCAGAAGTTCAACAGGCCGTGCGTGTATTACAGAGAAGACTTGGTATTCGAGAGCTTGCAGCTAAAGGGAAGGGAGAAGGTCGCGGTTGGATCGTTGACGAAGGTTTTCTGGATATGTTTACCTTTCCTTTGGTGAAAGGGAATCCCAAAACAGTCTTGACTGAACCCTACTCTGTTGTAATCACAGAAGACATCGCTCAGGTGCTATTTGGAGATGAAAATCCTATAGGAAAAACAATCACAGCCGAACATAGATTGTTGAAGGAAAATTATACCGTCACAGGCGTTTTGAATCAGATCCTTGAGAATTCGACTTTCCAATTCGATTTTCTCCTTTCAAAAATCTCTCTGAGACAGATCTCAGATACCTGGAATGCGAAC
This genomic window from Gemmatimonadota bacterium contains:
- a CDS encoding ABC transporter permease, with protein sequence MLHNYCIIAVRNLLRYKGYSFINICGLAVGMACCILILLFVQYELSYDRFHENTDRIYRVIRERHKDGEASSYTTGISGALAPTLRRNFPEVQQAVRVLQRRLGIRELAAKGKGEGRGWIVDEGFLDMFTFPLVKGNPKTVLTEPYSVVITEDIAQVLFGDENPIGKTITAEHRLLKENYTVTGVLNQILENSTFQFDFLLSKISLRQISDTWNAN